A region of the Polaribacter sp. L3A8 genome:
CTGTATAACCATTAGATATTTGATTACCAAATACGTGACCAAAATCAACAATTAAGTTTGCATAATATTCTTGATCCGTTAAAACATCTGTAATTCCATCAAAATCTACAGCGTTATTTCTTTCGGTATACAATAAGTTATACCCATAAGAAGTATTATTTTCTACAACAGAAGCTAATAAAAGTTCTGCTTCTGTATAATTTGGGTTTGGTTGACTTAAATATGCTTTTGCAGCTAAACAAATTGCAGCGCCTTTAGAAGGACGGTATCTATTTTGTTCCGCATCATTTAAATAAGCTATTGAAGTTTTAAAATCATTAATAATTTTCTCATAAACTTCTGCTTCTGCCAACTGCGGATATTCTAATGCTTCTTCATTAGTAATATCTAAAACCTTATCTATATAAGGAACATTTTGATATGCTCTAACTAAATTAAAGTGACTTAAAGCTCTCATAAAATAAGCTTCACCAACAGTATATTGTTGGCTTTCTGGAGCTAAAAAACGGTTATCGATAATAGTGTTTGCATGTTTAATTACATGCATATTATTAGAATAATAAGTAGCAACATCTCCATTATTAGGATCTACATTATAAGCACTAATTGCAGGGAAATTTCCATTTTCTGAATTTGCTCTTACATTATCTGATCTTAACTCTGTTAATAAGAATTCATTTGCTGGAATTTTTTGATAAGCATCTAAAACTCCATTTGATAATGCTATAAAACCATCATCCGTTTGCAGTAATTCTTCTAAAGAAAGCGCCGTAGGGTTACTAAGGTCTAGTTCTGTTTCACAGCTTGTTAACAAAGCCATAAAAGAAAAACAAACTATTATATTTTTATATATATTTTTCATAATTAATTAAAATTGAAAGTTAATACCAGCAGAAATTGTTTTAACCACGGGACCATCTCCTCTTTGATAACCTGCGGTTAACGGAGTATTTGCGTTATCTGATGTTTGACCAGCAGCTTCAGGGTTAAATCCTTCATATCCATTAGCTGTAAAGAATAATAAATTTTCTCCTGTTACATAAAATCTTAATTTATCAAAATTATATTTTGATGTTAATGATTCTGGCAACGTATACCCTATTGTTAAATTTCTTAAAGCTACAAAAGAGGCATCTTGTATGTGATCATCTGTAAATCTTCTATGAACCGTTAAGTCTTTATCTGGAAAATTAGAAACTTCATTTACTGCAGATTCACTCTCAAAATACAACTGATCTAAATCTGCAACTCTTACCTCTGCTCCATGAGATCCTTGTAATTGGAAAGAAAAATCAAAATCATACAAGGTAAAATCAGAATTAAAACCCCATTCGAAATCTGGATAAGGGCTACCTAACTCTGTTCTATCATCATCATCAATTACACCATCACCATTTAAATCTTTTACATATACATCTGCATATTTATTGTTAAATCTATTAAAAGGATTGTCTACCCATTCTAACGGAATTTCTTTATCATATACCCATCCATAAAAAGAAGTAATTGGTTGCCCAACTTTAGCAATAAATTCTGTAGGTCTTGTATCTTGATCTATTCTAGAAATAATTTGCTCGTTATTACCTAAACTTTCTACGGTATTTCTGTTTAAAGAAAATTGTCCTGATGCACTCCAACGGAAGTCTTCTTTAGAGATTATTCTAGAACTTAATTCTAGTTCTACCCCTTCATTTTTTACCTCACCAAGGTTTTGCAACCAATTATCTGTACCATAAGTAGCAGAAGTAGGTGCAAACAGTAATAAATCTTCACTTGTTCTTGTATAATAATCTGCTGTTAAGCTTAGAATACCTCTACCAAATGTAACATCTATACCTGGGTTAAATTCTCTTAATTTTTCCCAACCAAGAATTTGGTTTGCTAAAGTAATCCCCTTAACTCCAGTACTTCCATTATAACTAACAGAATTAAATGCTTCTTCAAATCTGTATAAAGATTCAAATATATTATTTGATATTTGATTAGAACCAGATACACCATAACTAGCTCTTATTTTAAGAGACGAGACGATATTGTTTGATGGGAAAAACTTTTCGTTTGTTACCACCCAACCTAAAGATGCAGCTGGAAAAAATCCTGTTCTAGAATCTGGACCAAATCTTGTACTTGCATCACTTCTTACTGATAATTGAAATAAGTATTTTTCATCATAATTATAATCTAATCTTCCAAAATAAGAAACAAGCTTCTCGCTTGCGTTATCTGTATAGGTAGTTCCACCATCGGCAATTGATATATTATTATTAAAATCATTAGTAAAACCTACAGCTTCTGATTCTTGTCTATAATTATCACTCTGCATATATTCAAATCCAAGAACTGGACTAAAGTTATGTTTACCAATACTTTTCTTATACCTAAGAAGCGATTCAAATGTATATTGATTTAATTCATCTCTTCTTTCTAATCGATAAGCTTCTTGATCTCTATTTTCTTGACCATATAAGTAATCTGCTTCGTTAGATTTATTATGACTAAAAACACCAGAAACAGTTTGTTTAAAATGAAGATCGTCTGCCAATTCAAATTCAATATAAGAAGATGCATTTAAGCTTAATTTCTTTTTGGTTCTAGATCTTTCTAAGAAATGCACTAAAGGATGTACGTTTTTAGTTGTTGATAACGTTAAACCACCTGATGTTAAAGGGCTAACTGTTGGCAAACCTGTATTAGGATCTCTTGCAATTGCTCTAGGATTATTAGGATCTACAGTAAAAACATGATCGAAAGCTCTAGAAAAACCATAACTACCAACACCTAAGTTTTCAAATAATTTTCCTGCATCAGTAGAAACACCAACATCGGTAGAAAAATTAGTTACATATTTTAAATGTTCTTCATTTAAATATAAAGGCACATGCCCCATTTGTCTTAATGGATCTGTAAATCTAGCTGGTAACTTTTTTTGATCGTTATAATTTACACGAATACTTGCCCCGTACTTAATTTTCTTATTTTTTGATTTACTATCGATTTTTACTCTAGCATTGTACTTATTAAAGTTATCTGTAAGTGCGATACCTTCATCTTCAAGATATCCTAAAGAAGCAGAATAACTTGTTAATTCAGACCCACCTCTTACTGCAAAAGAATGACTCTTTGTAAAACCTCCATCAAAAACTTCATCTTGTAGATTTCTTTCTCCACCACCTAATGATGCAATAAAATCCATAGCTTCTAACTCAGCATAAGCAGTATTATAATCGCCAATAATTCTACTATAATTAATACTATTAGGAGAAATAGCATCTACTGTACTTTGTAAACCATCTAATCTAGATCTTTCTTGAGATATTGTGGTGTTAAAATTATCGTTTTTATCTGCATATCTATACCCTATATACGTATTGTAAGAGAATCTCGTTTTACCGGCTATCCCTTTTTTAAGGGTTACTAAAATTACCCCATTTGCACCACGAGAACCATAAATAGCAACAGAAGAAGCATCTTTTAAAACACTTATAGATTCAATATTATTATTATCTATAGATCCTAAAATATCAGAATCTGTACCTAAAATAACCCCATCAACCACAATTAAAGGAGAAGATGAACCGGTAACAGAACCAGGTCCTCTTAAGGTGATTTTAGGATCTCCACCAGCTTCAGAAGAAACTACTTGAATTCTTAAACCTGCAACTCTACCTTTAAGAGCATCCTCTACACGAGATACTGCTTGGTTTTGAAGATCAGCTCCAGAAACCTTTGTTAAAGCACTCGTTACATTTTTTTGTTTTTGATTACCATAACCAACTACAACAATTTCATCTAAAATATTAGAATCTTCTTCTAAGGCTACATTAATTGTTTTTTGATTTATAAAAGTTACTGTTTTAGTTTTGAAGCCTAAGTAAGAAAACTGAATAACATCTCCAGATTTAACGTTAATTTTATAATTACCATCAAAATCTGTACTTGTTCCTTTTATAGTTCCTACAAGAATAATATTAGCTCCTAGAATGGGCTCATTATCTGTTTTAGACATAACATTACCCGTAACTGTAACACTTTCTTGTGCAAAATTTACTGCACTAAAAAAAAGCATTGCAATAAATACTAGTGTAATTTTTAAGTTCATTATTAATTGTTTTGAATTATTTTTCTTTTAAAAAAACATTTAATTTTAAAAAAATGTCAATCTACTCTTAAAATTAAATACTGCTATATTTAAGTGAATATCTATTATTAATTACTCCATAAAACTTTCTTTATTAGGAATAAAACAGCTATTAGTATAGCTACTTTTGTACATGATGCTTCACAAAATGCACGAGGTGGAAAATAAACTGAATCTCCATAATCAAATAAAACTGTTTAACCTCTTGTAATGGCTGGCATATTTTTCCTTATGCCTTATCTCCAAAATAAGATGGGCCATCACCTGTTAAGAAATCTTCTCTCACCGGGCTAAACGTGTCAATTAGTTGTCCTTCTTCTAAACAAACTGCACTATGTAATAAATTAGGTTCTATATAAACACCATCTCCTGCTTCTACAATTTTCTTTTCTCCATCAATTTCAAATTCAAATTTACCTGAAACACAATAAGTAGCTTGCGTATGAAAATGTTGATGTGGAGCACCTAATGCTCCTTTATCAAATTTTACACTTACCATCATAATTTGATTATCGTAACCTAAGAATTTTCTTGATACTCCACCTCCAAGTTCTTCCCATTCTAATTCTTTTGAAATAACATATTTGTCACTGAATCTATTCATTTTTCCCATTTTATTCTATTTTAAGTTTATTTGTAATAATAAGAACCTACCCAAGTATAATTCTTGTTGTTGATTTTTAAACTATGTTTTGCTTCTTTAGAAGCGTTTGTATTTGCTGTAATAAATAGTTTAGCATCTCCTTTTAAAGTTCTGATGGAAATACCTGTATAATCTACAGTATCTAAAACCACTTTTATTTCTTTAATATTACTTTTAGAGTTGATAGCTGATTCTGAAACAGAACTATAACTACCATGCGCCTCTATTGTTGATACAAAAAGTGTGTTTTTGGTGTTTTTTCTCCTTAGCATTATTGCAGCTTCGCTTCGTAAATTAAAATCTGGGTCATTAGCACCAATTCTTGTAAAAAGTATTTCATCTTTAGCATTAGAAATAGTTGATAAAGTATAAAACTTACCTTTATTTAACCAAGAGAATTTAGCGTTGCTTTCTTTCGATTTTCCATTACCTTCTATATATAAATGTTGATATCCATTTTTACTACCTAAAGGTTTTAATGTTTTTGGTATGGTATACTCAAAATTGGTATTTAAAACTTGACCTAAAAAGTAATACGGAAAATCATACTGATTTGATTTATTAGAAACTACTTTCATAATATCTAATACAAATGGTTTTTCGAAATCTTCATCTTTAATAACCGCTACCGTTCTTTGCATATCTGTACCAGGATAGGTGTTGGTTACTTTTGCGCTTGAAGCTTGTACGTTTTTGTTATCCGAAGAAAAATAATGTAGGTCTGGATGATTTTGACTACCTATTTCATATTTACCATTATAATGAGAAGTTTCATTTTGAGTTACCGTATTATGAGCAATTGTTTGTTTTGCCCAAGTTTTGTTTTCTTTTAGATAGTTTCCACCACCTTTTTGTTCAATATTTACAAAACGAGCTAAACCATAATCTTGAATTACTTCATCGCCTTTTTCATATAATGAATATGATAATTTATCATAATGACCATGACTAGAACCTTGTGATGCATATTTAAAAACAAGCTCAATATCTTCGTTTCTTAAAATGGCTACACCACCTTGTTTCCCTTCTGGTCCGTCAGATAAATTAATAGACTTTTTTTCGAAAGGTTTGGCTTTTCCTTTTTTTATACCCAATGCTACAGCCAAACCAGAATCGTCTAATAAAACTTTATTTTGTTCTGATGCAATTGTTAATAAACCTGCATCTTGTTTACCAAAAAGATAAGAAATATCTACCGCAGTAACTAAAGCATCGTTATAATATGACATCCCTTTTTGACCATCATTTAATGGAAAAAAATCTCCATCTGCATCCGATAAATTTAAAAGTGCATTAATCGATTTTAAAAGCACTCCCTCTTTATATTCAAAAATCTTTAATTCTGGCTTTACATTATGTAGTCCTTCTGCAAAAACTAAAAAAGGATACATTGCATAACGCTGATAATAAGGCCCTTCATTATAATAACCATCTGGCGAAAAAGGTTCTTCTATATTTGCTAAAAAACCAGCTTTACCATCTTTATTCAAAAAACCACCATCGTCATCCTTTTCTTCTGTATCTAATTTTAAATCTTTAATTCCGTATAACGCACGATCAATTAATTCTTGATCATTCATTACCAAACCAATCATACCAACGGCAGCATTTCCCCAAGTACTGTGGTTGTGAACTCTTTGGTAAAATTGCGGACTATCTACAGAAATATGATCTGCAAATGGTTTAAATAAATTTGTTTCTAGTTTATTGCGTTCTTCTTCTGATAAATAATTATACACACAATCATAAGCTTGACTTACATAAACCAACCAGTTTGCATCGTTTAAACATTGCCAAAATAATTTACCTCTTGCATAAGACCTTGTTTTTGGGTGCAATGGTAAAGTTTTATACATCGCTTCATATTGCATTAACATGTCTTTTACATACTTTGCATATTTTTCGTCATTTAAAATTTGATATAAAACACCTGCTTTCTGTAATACTATCATGTTACGTTTATGACGAACATGTGTATAACCACCAGAATAATCTAAAGGTATTGGAGTCTCTATTCCTAAAGCTATTTCTGCATCTATTTCTTCTTTAACCACTTTTAATGTGCTATCAAAAATTGGAATATGACCCAACTGAGCTCTAATATCTTTAACTCCTTGTGCTGTTAAAATTAAATTAGGATGTTGGTTTGAAGTTGAAGTAGCCTTTTTGCTATTAGAAACCGGAGTTATTTCTTTATCGCAAGAAAAAATTATAAGCACCATGAGTGCAACCGTAAAATTTAATAGTATGTTTTGTTTTAATTTCATGTTTCGTTTTTAGCAATAATTTGATATTAATTCTATTCATTATAAGATAAAATAAAACTGGTTTACCAAATTGGTTTACCAAATATATGTTTATTTGATATTTTAACAAAATAATAAGATAGAAATAATTGGTTTTAACATAGTTAATGTATTAAAACTGGTTTTATGACAAAAACAAAAAGCCCATCTAATAAAATAAATGGGCTTTTTAAAGTAATTAATTCAAAAAATTACTCAATAATTATTTTTTTGAAGTTATTTCTACTCCTAAAAAAGGTTTTAATTGACTTCCTTTTTAATATCAAAATAGATGTTATTAATACATCAATTTCATTACTAAATTTTCTTCAGTTTTTATTTTACCAGAATTACTTAATGTATTTTTAGATTCGATATTATTTTTTGCTCCCCATAAGATAGAAACATATTCAACTTTATTATTTGTAAATGTATTTTTGGTAATATTTACGTTTACAATACCTCTATGATTTAATAACATACCGTTCTTTTCCTTGCTTCCACAATTGGTAAAAGTACTATTAGACACTAATAAGTTTCCACCAATAGTAGACTCATCATAACCACCTCTATAATAATCTATCACGTTTTGCTGTACGTTTGTAAAGTTACAATTTTCAATAGTTAAATATTCTGTATTGTAATCTCCTCTATCATTTGTTTCCTCAGATAATTCAATTCCGTTTTCACAATTAGAAATTGATGTATTTGTAAAAGTAATTGTTTCTGCAAATGTTTGTTTGTAAGCTTTTAAAACATAATTAAAGTTATTAATTTCACATCCGGTTACACTTAAACCAAAATGATTAGACATGTTTTCTTTTAAACTAGCAAAAAGTAATTGCTTATCATTTCCTGTAAGTACCATATTTTTGATATTTAAAATACCGTAAGGATTCAATTCAAATGCTGGTACGCTCTCTGATCCTGTAAAAACAATTTCTGCTTTTTCATTTTCTTTGGATTGAATGGTAATTGTTTTATTAATTACAATCGCTTTAGAAACAGCATACTTACCTGCACTTAATGCAATGATATCTCCTGGATTTGCTGCTGCAATTTTTTCTTCTAAATCTCCTTTAGCAGTTGTAGCCACAATAACTGTAGGTTCTTTAGCTTCTATTACATTAGAATACCAGTTTGCTCCATATTTTGTTTTATCTAAAATTAAAGGATCTTTTAATTCTCCTTTAATCGTTGCTCCAATAGAATTAGAATTTGCTCTAGAATTTCCAAAAAGATCATCGGTAATAGTATCAAAACCAAATCCACCATAGATTTCCAAACCACTTGCTAATTGAGGAATGTAGATATTATCGCTTAATTTTGATAACTCAAATTTACTTGCAGTAATTCTTTTAGCATCTCCAAAATCTACTCCTTGGTTATTAATGATGTTATTTTTAAAAGTTACACCATCTGCTTTGTCATGTTCTATAATAGGATTCTTATCTCCTTCTTTATTATAAATTACATTATTAGCAACAACACTTCTTAGCGCTCTTGCAGAACGAATTTCTGATTTTGGTAATACAGCTGCTTGTGCAATATTTGTACCTACACCAAATTGCCAAGGCGATTTACAATTTACATAGGTATTAAATGCCACAACAACATCTGTAACTTGATTGTATCTATTTAATGGAGATTTAGGAATACCATTCATAACTGCTAATGGACTCCTAAAGTTTTCACCTATAATATTATAAAAATAGTTATTGATAATCCAATGTCCTGTGTTAACAATTCTAATTCCACCAAATTGTTTGTTTTTACCATCACCAATAAAATAATTACCATCAATTGTAGCATAATTACCATGACGCGTAACTACAGACCCTTCACTTTTATAGAACACATTGTTCTTAATAATATTGAAATTTGTTTTACTAGAAATAATTTCAACTTCACCATTACATTCTTCAAATAAATTATTTGCAATCGTTGTGTTACTTGGAGACATAGATGTAAAACTACTTCCTAATTGAATAGATTCTCCTCTAGCCCCACCTTTTCTAGGTCTTGGTCCAAAATGATTATTTATAATTTTGTGGTAATTTCTAATACTTTGGTTTCCTTTTAAATCTACTCTTACTGTTGGTCCTCCGTTTGTTTTACCAGCAATATAACAATTACTTAATTCGTTATGTGTACCATAAAACTGAACCCATAAATCATCTTTATCTCTCTGTAATTGGTTATAATCTAAAATTACACAATTAGTAACTTTACTATAATTTGCTACTTTTTGTTCTGTTACTTTAAAAGCAATCGCATCTTTTGTTGGCGAATACCCTTTTCTAAAATAAAGCCCGCTTACTTGTAAATAAGAACCCCCAATCTCTAAATTAGACACTCCTTCAATAAATACTTTACCTGGTGTTTCTGCTTTTAAAACAATAGGCTTTTCTTTTGTTCCATCACCTATAAACTCTATTTCTATATTTTTGTAGGTGCCGTTTTTAATAACAATAACATCACCAGCTTTTGCATTTTTTGTTGCTTCAATTAATTCTGAATTATTACCTACTATAATTTCATTTGTAACATTTTCTTTACAAGAAAGAAGTGTTAAAAATAAACTGATAATTAGAAATGATTTTTTCATAAAAATTTATATAAATGATTAATGTGATACTGATAAAGAATAATATTTTAACTTAGAAAAAGCACCAGAATCTGTTGTATTCAAATAATTCCCTGCTTTGTAATAATTTTGAAAAGGCCATTTGGCTAAACTTATATCTTTATAAATATAAGGATTTTCATTGTTTAGTTGTAATTCAATTCTTCCTTTAGTTACCTTAATACTAAATTGAAACTCATTAAAACCTACGGTACCCATATTGTATTTTTCGTCAGTCCAAGTACTGCTAGATACATCTAATAGGTTATTTCCTGTTGTATTTTCGTTTACCAAAGATTTTTTATAAACCCATAAAT
Encoded here:
- a CDS encoding RagB/SusD family nutrient uptake outer membrane protein; this translates as MKNIYKNIIVCFSFMALLTSCETELDLSNPTALSLEELLQTDDGFIALSNGVLDAYQKIPANEFLLTELRSDNVRANSENGNFPAISAYNVDPNNGDVATYYSNNMHVIKHANTIIDNRFLAPESQQYTVGEAYFMRALSHFNLVRAYQNVPYIDKVLDITNEEALEYPQLAEAEVYEKIINDFKTSIAYLNDAEQNRYRPSKGAAICLAAKAYLSQPNPNYTEAELLLASVVENNTSYGYNLLYTERNNAVDFDGITDVLTDQEYYANLIVDFGHVFGNQISNGYTDGVLDGSWSNNAGFEINNEVIFSIAYDLVSSDNYVTSDSGLNDQVETDSESHSFAMTLQGPSNGVNIATLDFLEVMNPELQPVRFYASINALSYNPADITNDTFNAKFPTDGEIGDNDWIVLRYADVLLLYAEAIIGNNDSTTDSRAIEAFNEVRFRAGLEEVANLTKQQLLDERRVEFVYENQRLYDLVRFGVADEVLVKFSAENSLNYTSPKKYLPFPQREIDNLPNFYSQNSGY
- a CDS encoding SusC/RagA family TonB-linked outer membrane protein; protein product: MNLKITLVFIAMLFFSAVNFAQESVTVTGNVMSKTDNEPILGANIILVGTIKGTSTDFDGNYKINVKSGDVIQFSYLGFKTKTVTFINQKTINVALEEDSNILDEIVVVGYGNQKQKNVTSALTKVSGADLQNQAVSRVEDALKGRVAGLRIQVVSSEAGGDPKITLRGPGSVTGSSSPLIVVDGVILGTDSDILGSIDNNNIESISVLKDASSVAIYGSRGANGVILVTLKKGIAGKTRFSYNTYIGYRYADKNDNFNTTISQERSRLDGLQSTVDAISPNSINYSRIIGDYNTAYAELEAMDFIASLGGGERNLQDEVFDGGFTKSHSFAVRGGSELTSYSASLGYLEDEGIALTDNFNKYNARVKIDSKSKNKKIKYGASIRVNYNDQKKLPARFTDPLRQMGHVPLYLNEEHLKYVTNFSTDVGVSTDAGKLFENLGVGSYGFSRAFDHVFTVDPNNPRAIARDPNTGLPTVSPLTSGGLTLSTTKNVHPLVHFLERSRTKKKLSLNASSYIEFELADDLHFKQTVSGVFSHNKSNEADYLYGQENRDQEAYRLERRDELNQYTFESLLRYKKSIGKHNFSPVLGFEYMQSDNYRQESEAVGFTNDFNNNISIADGGTTYTDNASEKLVSYFGRLDYNYDEKYLFQLSVRSDASTRFGPDSRTGFFPAASLGWVVTNEKFFPSNNIVSSLKIRASYGVSGSNQISNNIFESLYRFEEAFNSVSYNGSTGVKGITLANQILGWEKLREFNPGIDVTFGRGILSLTADYYTRTSEDLLLFAPTSATYGTDNWLQNLGEVKNEGVELELSSRIISKEDFRWSASGQFSLNRNTVESLGNNEQIISRIDQDTRPTEFIAKVGQPITSFYGWVYDKEIPLEWVDNPFNRFNNKYADVYVKDLNGDGVIDDDDRTELGSPYPDFEWGFNSDFTLYDFDFSFQLQGSHGAEVRVADLDQLYFESESAVNEVSNFPDKDLTVHRRFTDDHIQDASFVALRNLTIGYTLPESLTSKYNFDKLRFYVTGENLLFFTANGYEGFNPEAAGQTSDNANTPLTAGYQRGDGPVVKTISAGINFQF
- a CDS encoding cupin domain-containing protein, coding for MNRFSDKYVISKELEWEELGGGVSRKFLGYDNQIMMVSVKFDKGALGAPHQHFHTQATYCVSGKFEFEIDGEKKIVEAGDGVYIEPNLLHSAVCLEEGQLIDTFSPVREDFLTGDGPSYFGDKA
- a CDS encoding alginate lyase family protein, whose translation is MKLKQNILLNFTVALMVLIIFSCDKEITPVSNSKKATSTSNQHPNLILTAQGVKDIRAQLGHIPIFDSTLKVVKEEIDAEIALGIETPIPLDYSGGYTHVRHKRNMIVLQKAGVLYQILNDEKYAKYVKDMLMQYEAMYKTLPLHPKTRSYARGKLFWQCLNDANWLVYVSQAYDCVYNYLSEEERNKLETNLFKPFADHISVDSPQFYQRVHNHSTWGNAAVGMIGLVMNDQELIDRALYGIKDLKLDTEEKDDDGGFLNKDGKAGFLANIEEPFSPDGYYNEGPYYQRYAMYPFLVFAEGLHNVKPELKIFEYKEGVLLKSINALLNLSDADGDFFPLNDGQKGMSYYNDALVTAVDISYLFGKQDAGLLTIASEQNKVLLDDSGLAVALGIKKGKAKPFEKKSINLSDGPEGKQGGVAILRNEDIELVFKYASQGSSHGHYDKLSYSLYEKGDEVIQDYGLARFVNIEQKGGGNYLKENKTWAKQTIAHNTVTQNETSHYNGKYEIGSQNHPDLHYFSSDNKNVQASSAKVTNTYPGTDMQRTVAVIKDEDFEKPFVLDIMKVVSNKSNQYDFPYYFLGQVLNTNFEYTIPKTLKPLGSKNGYQHLYIEGNGKSKESNAKFSWLNKGKFYTLSTISNAKDEILFTRIGANDPDFNLRSEAAIMLRRKNTKNTLFVSTIEAHGSYSSVSESAINSKSNIKEIKVVLDTVDYTGISIRTLKGDAKLFITANTNASKEAKHSLKINNKNYTWVGSYYYK
- a CDS encoding chondroitinase-B domain-containing protein, with amino-acid sequence MKKSFLIISLFLTLLSCKENVTNEIIVGNNSELIEATKNAKAGDVIVIKNGTYKNIEIEFIGDGTKEKPIVLKAETPGKVFIEGVSNLEIGGSYLQVSGLYFRKGYSPTKDAIAFKVTEQKVANYSKVTNCVILDYNQLQRDKDDLWVQFYGTHNELSNCYIAGKTNGGPTVRVDLKGNQSIRNYHKIINNHFGPRPRKGGARGESIQLGSSFTSMSPSNTTIANNLFEECNGEVEIISSKTNFNIIKNNVFYKSEGSVVTRHGNYATIDGNYFIGDGKNKQFGGIRIVNTGHWIINNYFYNIIGENFRSPLAVMNGIPKSPLNRYNQVTDVVVAFNTYVNCKSPWQFGVGTNIAQAAVLPKSEIRSARALRSVVANNVIYNKEGDKNPIIEHDKADGVTFKNNIINNQGVDFGDAKRITASKFELSKLSDNIYIPQLASGLEIYGGFGFDTITDDLFGNSRANSNSIGATIKGELKDPLILDKTKYGANWYSNVIEAKEPTVIVATTAKGDLEEKIAAANPGDIIALSAGKYAVSKAIVINKTITIQSKENEKAEIVFTGSESVPAFELNPYGILNIKNMVLTGNDKQLLFASLKENMSNHFGLSVTGCEINNFNYVLKAYKQTFAETITFTNTSISNCENGIELSEETNDRGDYNTEYLTIENCNFTNVQQNVIDYYRGGYDESTIGGNLLVSNSTFTNCGSKEKNGMLLNHRGIVNVNITKNTFTNNKVEYVSILWGAKNNIESKNTLSNSGKIKTEENLVMKLMY